One stretch of Rosistilla oblonga DNA includes these proteins:
- a CDS encoding divalent metal cation transporter — protein MSETEVAPPAEFGNPVDKVHTDREFLKQAAAEGRLLSAFVRLSGPGWLQSAITLGGGSLAGALFLGVLGGTSMIWLQLMAITMGVIMLSAISYVTLSTGRRPFEAINTEINPALGWGWLIATMMANMIWCMPQFSLCYDALDKNLMPLAGQSLGEDMGAKRTVSLILLFAAGFVVLLNTRRGAAAKLFDITLKALVGMVVICFFGVAILLGVKGELDFGAIFSGLIPNLNQWTQPTGDLAAMVASLSEQGQSFWTNRLVTEQRAVMIAAAATAVGINMTFLLPYSMLARGWDKPFRGLARFDLATGMAIPYVLVTSCVVIAAASTFHGKIDDQLASNDLSVMQQSPMFDAVKDSLMARVELQLGDEEAETGSETEAEAEKLEAKKLAMIANLDVTEKKLAATLVKRDAFQLADTLAPLLGVSLAKLVFGLGVFGMGFSTIIILMLINGYAFREMFNQPDGTFPFVLGVVLAGLFGFSWMYFWDSPAKFWLAIFTSSFGSMLLPIAYITFFLMMNSRRILGDEKPTGGRMLLWNVLMIFSVLGALAAAGTAIYDKVTDKSNPVAGQAILGLLVVYLILIAIGFFVRKSKPTSPGME, from the coding sequence ATGAGCGAAACCGAAGTTGCGCCGCCGGCCGAATTTGGAAACCCTGTCGACAAAGTCCACACCGACCGCGAATTTCTGAAACAGGCTGCTGCTGAAGGCCGCCTGCTGTCGGCGTTCGTTCGACTCTCCGGCCCCGGTTGGTTGCAGAGTGCGATCACGTTGGGCGGTGGTTCGCTGGCCGGAGCGCTCTTCTTGGGCGTGCTGGGCGGAACCAGCATGATCTGGCTGCAATTGATGGCGATCACGATGGGTGTGATCATGCTTTCGGCGATCAGCTACGTCACGCTGTCGACCGGACGCCGCCCGTTTGAAGCGATCAACACCGAGATCAACCCGGCGCTCGGTTGGGGTTGGTTGATCGCGACGATGATGGCCAACATGATCTGGTGTATGCCTCAGTTCAGCCTCTGCTACGACGCGTTGGATAAGAACCTGATGCCGCTGGCAGGCCAGTCGTTGGGGGAAGACATGGGAGCGAAGCGAACCGTTTCGTTGATCCTTTTATTCGCCGCCGGATTTGTCGTGTTGCTGAACACGCGGCGCGGTGCCGCCGCAAAACTGTTCGACATCACGCTCAAAGCTCTCGTTGGAATGGTCGTTATCTGTTTCTTTGGCGTCGCGATTCTGTTGGGCGTCAAAGGGGAACTCGATTTCGGTGCGATCTTTTCCGGCCTGATTCCCAACTTGAACCAATGGACCCAACCGACAGGCGATCTGGCGGCGATGGTCGCCAGTCTTTCGGAGCAAGGCCAGTCGTTCTGGACCAACCGTTTGGTCACCGAACAACGAGCGGTGATGATCGCCGCGGCAGCGACCGCGGTTGGCATCAACATGACCTTTCTGTTGCCTTATTCGATGCTCGCTCGCGGCTGGGACAAACCGTTCCGCGGCCTGGCTCGCTTCGACTTGGCAACCGGCATGGCGATCCCCTACGTCTTGGTGACCAGCTGCGTAGTGATCGCTGCGGCGTCGACGTTCCACGGCAAGATCGACGACCAATTGGCCAGCAACGATCTATCGGTGATGCAGCAGAGCCCGATGTTCGACGCGGTCAAGGATTCTTTGATGGCCCGCGTCGAGCTACAGTTGGGTGACGAAGAAGCTGAAACGGGATCTGAAACCGAAGCCGAAGCCGAGAAACTGGAAGCCAAGAAACTGGCGATGATCGCCAATTTGGATGTTACCGAAAAGAAGCTCGCCGCGACGCTCGTCAAACGCGACGCATTCCAATTGGCCGACACGCTGGCACCGCTGTTGGGCGTTTCGCTCGCCAAGCTGGTCTTCGGTTTGGGCGTCTTCGGGATGGGATTCTCGACGATCATCATTTTGATGCTGATCAACGGATACGCCTTCCGCGAAATGTTCAATCAGCCCGACGGAACGTTCCCGTTTGTCCTGGGTGTCGTCTTGGCGGGACTGTTCGGTTTCTCGTGGATGTACTTCTGGGATAGTCCAGCGAAGTTCTGGTTGGCGATTTTCACATCTAGCTTCGGCTCGATGTTACTTCCGATCGCTTACATCACATTTTTCTTGATGATGAACAGCCGCCGGATCTTGGGAGACGAAAAGCCGACCGGCGGACGGATGTTGCTGTGGAATGTGTTGATGATCTTCTCGGTCTTGGGAGCCCTGGCGGCTGCCGGAACCGCGATCTACGACAAAGTGACCGACAAATCGAATCCAGTTGCGGGACAAGCCATCTTGGGCCTGTTGGTCGTATACTTAATTTTGATTGCGATTGGTTTCTTTGTGCGTAAGAGCAAGCCGACTAGCCCAGGAATGGAATGA